Proteins from a single region of Streptomyces sp. Tu 3180:
- a CDS encoding SDR family NAD(P)-dependent oxidoreductase: MTHYDSDLLEEKASDYLERLLSEITKLPLARVDARAAFESFGVDSVMAMAMTARMETVFGSLPTTLFFEFATPRELARHLVATRRFDVGDLLGENTTDTTDATGTVVPASDAPAAEPPAAGAAASRTSARSTGPLRRKPLSSTRWSARKPQTLAPSASRPAPALPERQGLDIAIVGLAGRYPQARTLDEFWANLAAGRDCVTEIPADRWDHRAYFDPDPDAPGKTYSRWGGFVDGVDEFDPLFFNISPVEAERMDPQERLFLQCVYETVEDAGYTPDRLKAPTESGRTPAIGVYVGVMYSEYQLYGAQEQVLGNPVTVSGNISAVANRVSYFFDFHGPSLSVDTMCSSSLTAIHLACQSIRSGACDMAIAGGVNVSVHPNKYLLLGRSHFVSSTGRCESFGEGGDGYVPGEGVGAVLLKPLERAVRDGDHIHGVIRGVAVNHGGRTNGYSVPSPATQARVITEAWRQAGIDPNAVGYIEAHGTGTSLGDPIEVAGLTRAFREHGRDDRFCAIGSVKSNIGHAESAAGISGLTKVLLQMRHGKIAPSIHSAELNPNIDFGSTPFTVQQTLADWTRPVVTADGEQRELPRTAGVSSFGAGGTNAHLVLEEYRPAPDDAPDIQDPAAASRGPVPVVLSARTAERLRQRAAQLADWIERKNLSTGDLPALAHTLQVGREAMRERLGLVAVAMPDLIARLRDFGAGREDTEGLVRGRARASAAGTGVSEALARRDLAGLLALWVEGGAVDWHALHGSRCPARIALPSYPFVRNRYWIDTTRSAAALAPHGATAPSGAVVTGDDRDPAPLLFTESWEPEALSAARRPDAQRTLVCLCPGPADREELARTARELDPALTLLFVTRGRQFARTSDHSYEAEHRTPDDHVRVFEDIRSRYGAVDGVLNLWSLDDAEPGSYTATVHLLRAIAASGLPVGRVLQAGEFRDGVERAYAESWLGFDRSLHRALPDVRFSAILAETHGPAGRTPRGVWFERLWNEWTAGTSGSALYRAGVRHVSRVIPSPDRAGKHLLRPNGTYLITGGAGGLGLLLAEHLARNWSARLVLTGRSALDARKRRGIARIESLGGEVLYRQADTADRQAMVETVAAARERFGPLHGVVHAAGVAESGSLVAGDVSAFRDVLSAKVDGTRVLDDVLAPEPLDFVCYFSSTSAVLGDFGGCAYSVANRFQTSYARHRDERVRRGASSGATVAVNWPLWSGGGMGFDDAEGIGLYLSTSGLRLLGEAEGLTLFERLLGQGETQQIVMAGDPVRVRRMLDAAPVPTTPRPEARPAAPTPRAGITRSADPSNTEGGQDMAGGEDTDVEALVLSALRTAIVDVLRVPREQIHPDENFSELGFDSVSLVKLARALGESLATEVLPSVFFSHPTPQKLVTHLTAEHGEALTRHRAERAQAPDTVPAPSGTPAAEVPVTEAEERSASAPAPRPTAHTEPEPIAVIGMSGRFPAARSVDEFWENLLQGKDALSPVPADRQADWEGAEAVRCGFVPGIAEFDAAFFEVSPREARTMDPRQRLLLQETWRALEDAGYGERRLRAGTIGMFVGAEQGDYSHLTGGEGGITAQHEAIMASRLAYLLDFSGPVLAVNTACSSGLTAAHQACASLRGGECDTAVVAAVNLATTARGLTEMGKAGMLSESGVCRAFDKRADGMVLGEAVPAVVLKRLSQAEADGDRILAVVRGSGMNYDGRTNGITAPNGAAQARLYRQVYERHGIDPERIEHIVAHGTGTPLGDPVEVNALDEVYRERTDKTGFCALTSTKPGVGHTLAASGLVGLIALVQSVRHGVVPASLHCDQDSEYIAWRDSPFYVNKVTRPWPAGPSGTRLGAVSSFGMSGTNVHMVVESYPEPTRRPAVTEAPALPLLLSAKTPEGLQRRVQELRSALAQGETDYQRLRDTAYTLLEGRQHFAHRCALVVSGAGDVLSVLAAAGSGRDHPMVSRGEAPRDQDRSLSDVQARALLDVLGAPGVPAERYREACRALAELYCRGAAPDWSALFTGDRPRIVTLPGYSFARSSHWVTDGRRAPARPAARKFIPAPPGVPAPPELPAQEPGKPVAASTVPRKKHRIRLQDPGAAAVPKTAPVGKPRNVALTDTGEGAGRPVPSVPPVPAVAAATTTTASGKAGGPSRSSSALRDELRAGLAAVLFLSESEIDPRRNFVELGLDSIIGVEWVKSINKAYGTSLTATRLYDYPSVVELAAHMEQLIPAGEAVSPVVEPEPEPESEPVVAPRSDGPSGVTAASPSLSVLRDELRAGLAAVLFLSESEIDPRRNFVELGLDSIIGVEWVKSINKAYGTSLTATRLYDYPSVVELAAHMEQLIPAGEAVSPVVEPEPIALPVPEARPEPIALPVPEARPEPIALPVPEARPDPEPRPDPAPDQEPHPIRVLSVPENAPYPAVRGDRVAVVGMSGRYPDAADLRQYWANLRDGRDSVREVPADRWDMSRYYDPRPGRKGKTYCNAMGYLEDADCFDPLFFNISPAEAEGIDPQHRLFLQEAYRAFEDAGYAPGTMSRMKCGVYLGISGNEYSFLVSGNDSREDTVATSSSNAIAAARIAYFLNLKGPAIALDTACSSSLVALHLAQQALASGEIDIALVGGVSLYLLPGTYVRMSGARMLSARGKCRSFDQGADGFVPGEGVGALVLKRLSDAEADHDHVHGVVLASGTNQDGKTNGITAPSANSQMELFRTVYDRYGIDAASIGYVETHGTGTTLGDAIELDALSTVYRERGVAPRSCAIGSVKSNIGHASAAAGVAGVHKVLLGLRHGLLVPSLHVETPNELLDSDDCPLTVSRDLQFWEARNGHELRRAAVSSFGFSGTNAHVVLEEYRHA; encoded by the coding sequence GTGACGCACTACGACAGCGACCTGCTCGAGGAGAAGGCGAGCGACTACCTCGAACGGCTCCTCTCCGAGATCACCAAGCTCCCCCTCGCCCGGGTCGACGCCCGGGCGGCCTTCGAGAGCTTCGGTGTCGACTCGGTCATGGCCATGGCCATGACGGCGCGGATGGAGACAGTCTTCGGCTCGCTGCCCACCACCTTGTTCTTCGAGTTCGCGACGCCCCGCGAGTTGGCCCGGCACCTGGTCGCCACCCGACGGTTCGACGTGGGGGATCTCCTCGGGGAAAACACGACGGACACGACGGACGCGACCGGCACGGTGGTCCCGGCCTCCGACGCCCCGGCCGCCGAGCCCCCGGCCGCCGGCGCGGCCGCCTCCCGTACCAGTGCCCGGTCGACGGGCCCCCTGCGACGCAAACCCCTGTCGTCGACGAGGTGGTCGGCGCGGAAGCCGCAGACGCTCGCGCCGTCGGCGTCCCGGCCCGCGCCCGCTCTCCCCGAGCGGCAGGGGCTGGACATCGCGATCGTCGGACTCGCCGGGCGCTACCCCCAAGCCCGCACCCTGGACGAGTTCTGGGCGAATCTGGCCGCCGGGCGCGACTGCGTCACCGAGATCCCAGCCGACCGGTGGGACCACCGGGCGTACTTCGACCCGGACCCGGACGCGCCCGGCAAGACGTACAGCAGGTGGGGCGGATTCGTGGACGGGGTCGACGAGTTCGACCCGCTGTTCTTCAACATCTCGCCCGTCGAAGCGGAGCGGATGGACCCGCAGGAGCGGTTGTTCCTCCAGTGCGTGTACGAGACCGTCGAGGACGCCGGATACACCCCGGACCGGCTGAAAGCGCCGACGGAGTCCGGCCGCACCCCCGCCATCGGCGTCTACGTCGGCGTCATGTACTCGGAGTACCAGCTGTACGGAGCCCAGGAACAGGTCCTCGGCAACCCCGTGACCGTGTCCGGGAACATCTCGGCCGTCGCCAACCGGGTCTCGTACTTCTTCGACTTCCACGGCCCGAGCCTGAGCGTCGACACCATGTGCTCCTCGTCGCTGACCGCCATCCACCTGGCGTGCCAGAGCATCCGGTCCGGTGCCTGCGACATGGCGATCGCCGGCGGGGTCAACGTGTCGGTGCACCCCAACAAGTACCTGCTCCTCGGCCGGAGCCACTTCGTCTCCAGCACGGGCCGGTGCGAGAGCTTCGGTGAGGGGGGCGACGGATACGTGCCGGGCGAAGGCGTGGGCGCCGTCCTGCTGAAGCCGCTGGAGCGGGCCGTACGGGACGGGGATCACATCCACGGGGTCATCCGGGGCGTCGCCGTCAACCACGGTGGAAGGACGAACGGCTACTCCGTCCCCAGCCCCGCCACCCAGGCCCGCGTGATCACCGAGGCGTGGCGACAGGCCGGGATCGACCCGAACGCGGTCGGTTACATCGAGGCGCACGGCACCGGTACCTCGCTCGGGGACCCCATCGAGGTCGCCGGACTCACCCGTGCCTTCCGCGAGCACGGGCGCGACGACCGGTTCTGCGCGATCGGTTCGGTCAAGAGCAACATCGGCCACGCCGAGAGCGCCGCCGGCATCTCCGGGCTCACCAAGGTGCTGCTCCAGATGCGGCACGGCAAGATCGCCCCTTCGATCCACTCCGCCGAACTGAACCCGAACATCGACTTCGGCAGCACGCCCTTCACGGTCCAGCAGACACTCGCCGACTGGACGCGGCCGGTCGTCACCGCCGACGGCGAGCAGCGCGAGCTCCCCCGGACCGCCGGCGTCTCCTCCTTCGGGGCGGGCGGCACCAACGCGCACCTGGTCCTCGAGGAGTACCGGCCGGCCCCGGACGACGCACCGGACATCCAGGACCCCGCCGCGGCCTCCCGCGGCCCCGTCCCCGTCGTCCTGTCGGCCCGCACCGCCGAGCGCCTGAGGCAGAGGGCGGCGCAACTCGCGGACTGGATCGAGCGGAAGAACCTCTCGACCGGTGACCTGCCCGCGCTCGCCCACACCCTCCAGGTGGGGCGCGAGGCCATGCGGGAGCGACTCGGTCTCGTTGCGGTTGCCATGCCGGACCTGATCGCCCGTCTCCGGGACTTCGGCGCCGGGCGCGAGGACACCGAGGGGCTGGTCCGTGGCAGGGCGCGCGCCTCGGCCGCCGGCACGGGCGTGTCCGAGGCGCTCGCCCGGCGGGACCTCGCGGGACTGCTGGCGCTGTGGGTCGAGGGCGGCGCGGTCGACTGGCACGCCCTGCACGGGAGCCGGTGCCCGGCCCGCATCGCCCTGCCCTCCTACCCGTTCGTCAGGAACCGGTACTGGATCGACACCACGCGCTCGGCCGCCGCCCTCGCTCCGCACGGGGCGACGGCGCCGTCCGGCGCCGTGGTGACCGGTGACGACCGGGATCCGGCACCCCTCCTCTTCACGGAGTCCTGGGAACCGGAGGCGCTGTCCGCCGCCCGCCGACCCGATGCGCAGCGCACCCTGGTCTGTCTCTGCCCCGGCCCGGCGGACCGGGAAGAGCTGGCACGTACCGCTCGTGAGCTGGACCCCGCCCTCACCCTGCTGTTCGTCACGCGGGGACGGCAGTTCGCCCGGACGTCCGACCACTCCTACGAGGCCGAGCACCGGACTCCCGACGACCACGTCCGGGTGTTCGAGGACATCCGGTCGCGGTACGGCGCGGTCGACGGCGTTCTGAACCTGTGGTCCCTGGACGACGCGGAGCCCGGCTCGTACACCGCCACCGTGCACCTCCTGCGGGCGATCGCCGCATCAGGGCTGCCGGTGGGGCGCGTCCTGCAGGCCGGGGAGTTCCGCGACGGCGTCGAGCGGGCGTACGCCGAGTCGTGGCTCGGCTTCGATCGCTCCCTCCACAGGGCGCTTCCCGACGTGCGGTTCTCCGCGATCCTTGCGGAGACCCATGGCCCGGCCGGCAGGACGCCCCGCGGCGTCTGGTTCGAACGTCTGTGGAACGAGTGGACGGCCGGGACGTCCGGCAGCGCGCTGTACCGCGCCGGTGTCCGCCATGTCAGCCGGGTCATTCCGAGTCCGGACCGGGCCGGCAAGCACCTTCTCAGGCCCAACGGCACCTACCTCATCACAGGGGGCGCCGGCGGCCTGGGTCTTCTGCTCGCCGAGCACCTGGCCAGGAACTGGTCGGCACGCCTGGTGCTGACCGGGCGCTCGGCCCTCGACGCCCGCAAGCGGCGCGGCATCGCGCGGATCGAGTCGCTGGGCGGCGAGGTCCTGTACCGGCAGGCCGATACCGCCGACCGGCAGGCCATGGTGGAGACGGTGGCGGCGGCGCGCGAGCGGTTCGGCCCGCTCCACGGCGTCGTCCACGCCGCCGGAGTCGCCGAGAGCGGCTCGCTGGTCGCCGGTGACGTCAGCGCCTTCCGGGACGTGCTCTCCGCCAAGGTGGACGGTACGCGCGTGCTCGACGACGTGCTCGCCCCGGAACCCCTCGACTTCGTCTGCTACTTCTCGTCGACGTCGGCGGTCCTGGGCGACTTCGGCGGCTGCGCCTACTCGGTGGCCAATCGCTTCCAGACCTCCTACGCGCGCCATCGCGACGAGCGGGTGCGCCGGGGAGCGTCGTCCGGCGCGACCGTTGCCGTCAACTGGCCCCTGTGGAGCGGTGGCGGCATGGGGTTCGACGACGCGGAGGGCATCGGGCTGTATCTCTCCACCAGTGGGCTGCGCCTGCTGGGGGAGGCCGAGGGCCTCACGCTCTTCGAACGCCTCCTGGGGCAGGGTGAGACACAGCAGATCGTCATGGCCGGCGACCCGGTACGGGTACGGCGCATGCTCGACGCGGCCCCCGTGCCGACGACCCCACGACCCGAGGCGCGCCCCGCCGCACCCACCCCCCGCGCGGGCATCACCCGTTCCGCGGACCCCTCGAACACGGAAGGCGGGCAGGACATGGCGGGCGGGGAGGACACGGACGTCGAGGCGCTGGTGCTCTCGGCCCTCAGGACGGCGATCGTCGACGTACTGCGGGTGCCCCGCGAGCAGATTCATCCCGACGAGAACTTCTCCGAGCTCGGGTTCGACTCGGTCAGCCTGGTCAAGCTGGCCAGGGCCCTGGGCGAGAGCCTCGCGACCGAGGTGCTGCCCTCGGTCTTCTTCTCCCACCCCACCCCGCAGAAGCTGGTCACTCATCTGACCGCGGAACACGGGGAGGCACTGACCCGGCACCGCGCGGAGCGGGCCCAGGCCCCGGACACCGTCCCGGCGCCGTCCGGGACTCCGGCGGCGGAGGTCCCCGTCACCGAAGCCGAGGAGCGGTCCGCGTCCGCTCCGGCCCCGCGACCCACGGCGCACACGGAGCCGGAACCGATCGCCGTCATCGGCATGAGCGGCCGTTTCCCCGCCGCTCGGTCCGTCGACGAGTTCTGGGAGAACCTCCTGCAGGGCAAGGACGCGTTGTCGCCCGTCCCGGCGGACCGGCAGGCCGACTGGGAGGGGGCGGAGGCCGTCCGTTGCGGATTCGTCCCGGGGATCGCCGAGTTCGACGCCGCGTTCTTCGAGGTATCGCCGCGCGAGGCGCGCACCATGGACCCGCGCCAGCGACTGCTGCTCCAGGAGACCTGGCGTGCCCTGGAGGACGCGGGCTACGGCGAACGGAGACTGCGCGCCGGGACGATCGGCATGTTCGTCGGTGCCGAACAGGGCGACTATTCCCACCTGACCGGGGGAGAGGGCGGCATCACCGCCCAGCACGAGGCGATCATGGCCTCGCGCCTGGCCTACCTCCTGGACTTCTCCGGCCCGGTGCTGGCCGTCAACACCGCCTGTTCCTCCGGCCTGACCGCCGCCCACCAGGCATGCGCCAGTCTGCGCGGCGGCGAGTGCGACACCGCGGTGGTCGCCGCCGTCAACCTGGCGACCACCGCGCGGGGCCTGACCGAGATGGGCAAGGCGGGGATGCTCTCCGAGAGCGGGGTCTGCCGCGCCTTCGACAAGCGGGCCGACGGCATGGTCCTCGGCGAGGCCGTCCCCGCCGTCGTCCTCAAGCGTCTGTCCCAGGCGGAAGCCGACGGCGACCGCATCCTGGCGGTCGTCCGCGGCAGCGGTATGAACTACGACGGCCGGACGAACGGCATCACCGCTCCGAACGGGGCGGCCCAGGCGCGGCTCTACCGGCAGGTCTACGAGCGGCACGGGATCGACCCCGAGCGCATCGAGCACATCGTGGCGCACGGCACGGGAACACCGCTCGGCGATCCCGTCGAGGTGAACGCCCTGGACGAGGTGTACCGGGAACGCACGGACAAGACCGGCTTCTGCGCGCTGACCTCCACCAAGCCCGGTGTCGGACACACCCTGGCCGCGTCCGGGCTGGTCGGCCTGATCGCCCTCGTCCAGTCGGTACGGCACGGCGTCGTCCCGGCGAGTCTGCACTGCGACCAGGACAGCGAGTACATCGCGTGGAGGGACAGCCCCTTCTACGTCAACAAGGTGACCAGACCCTGGCCGGCCGGACCCTCGGGAACGAGGCTCGGTGCGGTCAGCTCCTTCGGCATGAGCGGGACCAACGTCCACATGGTGGTGGAGAGTTACCCCGAGCCCACCCGCCGACCCGCGGTCACCGAGGCCCCGGCCCTGCCGTTGCTTCTCTCCGCCAAGACTCCCGAGGGACTCCAGCGGCGTGTCCAGGAGCTCCGGTCGGCCCTCGCGCAAGGAGAAACCGACTACCAGCGGCTGCGGGACACGGCGTACACGCTCCTGGAAGGCAGGCAGCACTTCGCCCACCGCTGCGCACTCGTCGTCAGCGGTGCCGGCGACGTCCTCTCCGTGCTGGCCGCGGCCGGCAGCGGCCGGGACCACCCCATGGTCAGCCGCGGCGAGGCCCCGCGCGACCAGGACCGTTCGTTGTCGGACGTCCAGGCGCGAGCGCTGCTCGACGTGCTCGGGGCGCCCGGCGTACCGGCGGAGCGGTACCGGGAGGCGTGCCGTGCCCTGGCCGAGCTCTACTGCCGGGGCGCCGCCCCTGACTGGTCGGCGCTGTTCACGGGCGACAGGCCACGGATCGTCACGCTGCCCGGCTATTCCTTCGCGCGCTCGTCGCACTGGGTCACCGACGGACGTCGTGCTCCGGCACGCCCGGCCGCGCGGAAGTTCATACCGGCACCCCCGGGAGTCCCGGCACCCCCGGAGCTCCCGGCGCAGGAGCCGGGGAAGCCGGTCGCGGCGAGTACCGTCCCCCGGAAGAAGCACCGGATCCGACTCCAGGATCCGGGCGCAGCGGCGGTCCCGAAGACAGCCCCTGTGGGCAAGCCCCGGAACGTCGCACTGACCGACACGGGTGAGGGGGCCGGCCGGCCGGTTCCTTCGGTCCCACCGGTTCCTGCGGTGGCCGCGGCCACGACCACGACTGCTTCGGGCAAGGCCGGCGGGCCGTCACGTTCTTCGAGCGCGTTGCGGGACGAGTTGCGGGCGGGGCTCGCGGCGGTGTTGTTCCTGTCGGAGAGCGAGATCGATCCGCGGCGTAATTTCGTGGAACTGGGGTTGGATTCCATCATCGGGGTGGAGTGGGTCAAGTCGATCAACAAGGCGTACGGGACGTCCTTGACGGCGACGCGGTTGTACGACTATCCGTCGGTGGTGGAGCTGGCTGCTCATATGGAGCAGCTGATACCGGCTGGGGAGGCCGTTTCCCCGGTGGTGGAGCCGGAGCCGGAGCCGGAGTCCGAGCCGGTTGTCGCGCCCCGGTCCGACGGCCCTTCGGGCGTGACCGCGGCCTCGCCGAGCCTGAGCGTGTTGCGGGACGAGTTGCGGGCGGGGCTCGCGGCGGTGTTGTTCCTGTCGGAGAGCGAGATCGATCCGCGGCGTAATTTCGTGGAACTGGGGTTGGATTCCATCATCGGGGTGGAGTGGGTCAAGTCGATCAACAAGGCGTACGGGACGTCCTTGACGGCGACGCGGTTGTACGACTATCCGTCGGTGGTGGAGCTGGCTGCTCATATGGAGCAGCTGATACCGGCTGGGGAGGCCGTTTCCCCGGTGGTGGAGCCGGAGCCGATCGCGTTACCGGTTCCGGAAGCACGGCCGGAGCCGATCGCGTTACCGGTTCCGGAAGCACGGCCGGAGCCGATCGCGTTACCGGTCCCGGAAGCACGGCCGGACCCGGAACCACGGCCGGACCCGGCACCGGACCAGGAACCGCACCCGATTCGGGTGCTGTCCGTGCCCGAGAACGCCCCGTACCCCGCCGTGCGCGGCGACCGCGTGGCCGTCGTCGGAATGTCCGGGCGTTACCCGGACGCGGCGGACCTCCGCCAGTACTGGGCCAATCTCCGGGACGGTCGGGACTCCGTGCGGGAAGTGCCCGCCGACCGCTGGGACATGTCCCGCTACTACGACCCCCGCCCCGGGCGGAAGGGCAAGACCTACTGCAACGCGATGGGTTACCTGGAGGACGCGGACTGCTTCGACCCGCTGTTCTTCAACATCTCGCCGGCCGAAGCGGAAGGCATCGACCCGCAGCACCGGCTGTTCCTGCAGGAGGCGTACCGGGCCTTCGAGGACGCGGGCTACGCCCCGGGGACGATGAGCAGGATGAAGTGCGGTGTCTATCTGGGCATCAGCGGCAACGAGTACAGCTTTCTGGTCTCCGGCAACGACAGCCGGGAAGACACCGTCGCGACGAGCAGCAGCAACGCCATCGCCGCCGCACGCATCGCCTACTTCCTCAACCTCAAGGGCCCGGCGATCGCCCTCGACACCGCCTGCTCGTCCTCCCTCGTCGCCCTGCACCTCGCTCAGCAGGCGCTGGCCAGCGGTGAGATCGACATCGCCCTGGTCGGAGGCGTCTCGCTGTACCTGCTCCCGGGCACCTACGTCAGGATGTCGGGAGCGCGGATGCTGTCGGCGCGGGGGAAGTGCCGGTCGTTCGACCAGGGAGCCGACGGCTTCGTGCCGGGCGAGGGCGTCGGAGCCCTGGTGCTGAAGCGGCTGAGCGACGCCGAAGCCGATCACGATCACGTCCACGGTGTGGTTCTGGCGTCGGGTACGAACCAGGACGGCAAGACCAACGGCATCACGGCTCCCAGCGCCAACAGCCAGATGGAACTGTTCCGTACGGTCTACGACCGGTACGGCATCGACGCGGCGTCCATCGGTTACGTCGAGACGCACGGTACGGGGACGACCCTCGGGGACGCGATCGAGCTCGACGCCCTGAGCACCGTCTACCGCGAGCGGGGAGTCGCCCCGAGGTCATGTGCGATCGGCTCGGTGAAGAGCAACATCGGGCACGCCTCCGCCGCCGCCGGCGTCGCCGGCGTGCACAAGGTGCTGCTCGGCCTGCGCCACGGCCTGCTCGTACCGTCCCTCCACGTCGAGACCCCCAACGAGCTTCTGGACTCCGACGACTGCCCGTTGACCGTCAGCAGGGACCTCCAGTTCTGGGAGGCACGGAACGGCCACGAGCTGAGGCGGGCCGCCGTCAGCTCCTTCGGATTCAGCGGAACGAACGCCCACGTGGTGCTGGAGGAGTATCGCCATGCGTGA